The following are from one region of the Falco biarmicus isolate bFalBia1 chromosome 1, bFalBia1.pri, whole genome shotgun sequence genome:
- the TMEM120B gene encoding transmembrane protein 120B isoform X1, which translates to MRLQLERCRGEWRELEKEFRQLQETHKVYRQKLEEVTSLQTACSSSIHRQKKTLRDLKHSLQRCKPRASPEEFALIQEISSQIKERQNAFFDMEAYLPKKNGLYLNLVLGNVNVTLLSNQAKFAYKDEYEKFKLYLTIILLLGAVACRFILHYRVTDEVFNFLLVWYYCTLTIRESILISNGSRIKGWWVSHHYVSTFLSGVMLTWPDGLMYQMFRSQFLAFSIFQSCVQFLQYYYQRGCLYRLRALGERNHLDLTVEGFQSWMWRGLTFLLPFLFFGHFWQLYNAVTLFGLSRHEECKEWQVFVLAFTFLLLFLGNFLTTLKVVHTKLQKNKDKTKKL; encoded by the exons atgaggctgcagctggagcgGTGCCGCGGCGAGTGGCGGGAGCTGGAGAAGGAGTTCCGGCAGCTCCAG GAAACACACAAAGTTTACAGGCAGAAACTGGAAGAAGTCACCAGCTTGCAgacagcctgcagcagctccatACACCGGCAGAAGAAGACACTAAGGGATCTGAAGCACAGCTTGCAACG GTGCAAGCCTAGAGCAAGTCCTGAAGAGTTTGCCCTCATTCAGGAGATCAGCAGCCAGATCAAGGAGAGGCAAAATGCCTTCTTTGACATGGAAGCCTACTTGCCGAAGAAGAACGG cttGTACTTAAATCTGGTGCTGGGAAACGTGAATGTAACTCTCCTCAGTAACCAAGCGAA ATTTGCCTACAAGGATGAGTATGAGAAGTTCAAGCTTTATCTGACGATAATCTTGTTACTCGGGGCTGTCGCCTGCAGGTTTATTCTCCACTACAG GGTGACAGATGAAGTGTTTAACTTTCTGTTGGTCTGGTATTACTGCACACTGACGATACGGGAAAGCATTCTCATTAGCAATGGATCAAG gatCAAAGGCTGGTGGGTGTCTCATCACTATGTTTCCACATTCCTGTCTGGAGTAATGTTAACGTG gCCAGATGGACTCATGTATCAGATGTTTCGCAGTCaatttttagcattttcaaTATTTCAGA gTTGTGTTCAGTTCCTACAGTATTATTATCAGAGGGGCTGCCTTTACAGACTCCGTGCTCTGGGGGAGAGAAACCACTTGGACCTTACAGTAG AAGGATTTCAGTCCTGGATGTGGCGGGGGCTGAcgtttctccttcccttcttgtTCTTTGGGCAC TTCTGGCAGCTATATAACGCAGTCACGCTTTTTGGATTGTCGAGGCATGAGGAGTGCAAAGAATGGCAG GTTTTTGTGTTGGCTTTCACgtttctgctgctcttcctcgGGAACTTCCTCACTACTCTCAAAGTGGTGCACACTAAactccagaaaaacaaagataaaacgAAGAAGCTGTGA
- the TMEM120B gene encoding transmembrane protein 120B isoform X2, which translates to MRLQLERCRGEWRELEKEFRQLQETHKVYRQKLEEVTSLQTACSSSIHRQKKTLRDLKHSLQRCKPRASPEEFALIQEISSQIKERQNAFFDMEAYLPKKNGLYLNLVLGNVNVTLLSNQAKFAYKDEYEKFKLYLTIILLLGAVACRFILHYRVTDEVFNFLLVWYYCTLTIRESILISNGSRIKGWWVSHHYVSTFLSGVMLTWPDGLMYQMFRSQFLAFSIFQSCVQFLQYYYQRGCLYRLRALGERNHLDLTVEGFQSWMWRGLTFLLPFLFFGHFWQLYNAVTLFGLSRHEECKEWQVRFCVGFHVSAALPRELPHYSQSGAH; encoded by the exons atgaggctgcagctggagcgGTGCCGCGGCGAGTGGCGGGAGCTGGAGAAGGAGTTCCGGCAGCTCCAG GAAACACACAAAGTTTACAGGCAGAAACTGGAAGAAGTCACCAGCTTGCAgacagcctgcagcagctccatACACCGGCAGAAGAAGACACTAAGGGATCTGAAGCACAGCTTGCAACG GTGCAAGCCTAGAGCAAGTCCTGAAGAGTTTGCCCTCATTCAGGAGATCAGCAGCCAGATCAAGGAGAGGCAAAATGCCTTCTTTGACATGGAAGCCTACTTGCCGAAGAAGAACGG cttGTACTTAAATCTGGTGCTGGGAAACGTGAATGTAACTCTCCTCAGTAACCAAGCGAA ATTTGCCTACAAGGATGAGTATGAGAAGTTCAAGCTTTATCTGACGATAATCTTGTTACTCGGGGCTGTCGCCTGCAGGTTTATTCTCCACTACAG GGTGACAGATGAAGTGTTTAACTTTCTGTTGGTCTGGTATTACTGCACACTGACGATACGGGAAAGCATTCTCATTAGCAATGGATCAAG gatCAAAGGCTGGTGGGTGTCTCATCACTATGTTTCCACATTCCTGTCTGGAGTAATGTTAACGTG gCCAGATGGACTCATGTATCAGATGTTTCGCAGTCaatttttagcattttcaaTATTTCAGA gTTGTGTTCAGTTCCTACAGTATTATTATCAGAGGGGCTGCCTTTACAGACTCCGTGCTCTGGGGGAGAGAAACCACTTGGACCTTACAGTAG AAGGATTTCAGTCCTGGATGTGGCGGGGGCTGAcgtttctccttcccttcttgtTCTTTGGGCAC TTCTGGCAGCTATATAACGCAGTCACGCTTTTTGGATTGTCGAGGCATGAGGAGTGCAAAGAATGGCAGGTAC GTTTTTGTGTTGGCTTTCACgtttctgctgctcttcctcgGGAACTTCCTCACTACTCTCAAAGTGGTGCACACTAA